In Brevibacillus brevis NBRC 100599, a single genomic region encodes these proteins:
- the flaG gene encoding flagellar protein FlaG: MDLNSVQGFMKPKPYNEFTQTNSQPQEKLVSIQEQRNNKLDFEKEIAGINKWLQSTSSHVKFTLHEDLNEYYVQVINDQTNEVIREIPSKKVMDMVAKMHEMIGLLVDEKR, translated from the coding sequence ATGGATCTAAATTCAGTTCAAGGATTTATGAAACCAAAACCGTATAATGAGTTTACTCAAACGAATAGTCAACCTCAAGAGAAGCTAGTATCCATACAGGAACAACGGAATAATAAACTTGATTTTGAGAAGGAGATTGCAGGTATTAATAAGTGGCTGCAGTCAACAAGCTCTCATGTTAAGTTTACTCTTCATGAAGATCTTAACGAGTACTATGTACAAGTAATAAATGATCAGACAAATGAAGTCATACGTGAAATTCCTTCTAAGAAAGTAATGGATATGGTAGCGAAAATGCATGAAATGATCGGTTTGTTGGTGGACGAAAAAAGATAG
- a CDS encoding class I SAM-dependent methyltransferase: MPNTKKVDWINDEANVEYWDEYYKKAAMQEESTFCKYVKKQLDKNAIVLDIGCGSGRDTFSFAKDGYEVVGIDRSKEVIKINRNTKEEKFSTSKLDFHVVDLSDERTLNDILESTSRKAISEDKSLVVYLRFLLHSINEKTEEILLRTISKHVPTGCYFAAEFRTVEDYGRDKVYDDHYRRFIDAEDLVSNLESKYNFSKIDFIKGTGLSVYKNEDPYLARILMKKSK; encoded by the coding sequence ATGCCGAACACAAAAAAGGTAGATTGGATCAACGACGAGGCAAATGTGGAATATTGGGATGAGTATTACAAGAAGGCAGCGATGCAAGAAGAGTCAACTTTTTGTAAATATGTAAAAAAACAACTAGACAAAAATGCAATCGTATTGGACATTGGCTGTGGATCTGGAAGAGATACATTTTCTTTTGCTAAAGATGGCTATGAAGTTGTTGGAATCGATAGATCTAAAGAGGTAATTAAAATTAATAGAAATACAAAAGAAGAAAAGTTCTCCACTTCAAAACTGGATTTTCATGTAGTTGATCTCAGTGATGAGAGAACATTAAATGACATATTAGAATCGACAAGTCGTAAAGCTATCTCGGAAGACAAAAGTCTTGTTGTATATCTTAGATTCCTACTACATTCGATAAATGAAAAAACAGAGGAAATACTACTAAGAACTATATCGAAACATGTACCGACAGGTTGTTATTTTGCTGCAGAATTTCGAACAGTAGAAGATTATGGTCGGGACAAAGTATATGATGACCACTATCGAAGATTTATTGATGCTGAAGATCTCGTTAGTAATTTAGAGAGTAAGTATAATTTTTCCAAAATTGATTTCATTAAAGGAACTGGATTGTCAGTTTATAAAAATGAAGATCCATATCTTGCGAGAATTCTTATGAAAAAAAGTAAATGA
- a CDS encoding sulfatase-like hydrolase/transferase, whose protein sequence is MKQEVKSLIGYLKTLNRKIEELLNSSCLEEAKEMIDEYAKYLRDADYYSFLASYKLQIGEFNDALQILIEGIGKHPFHYEMNYNLGIIYETKEAIKSLEYYTYACKYARGQEEKDRALDNIQRVSGMLLTNSKTNNEQVYSEIKRCRSILNENDGRAFPLDQNGKSLVRNILHAGTDEELMVNMYKSFKVADVDNSTAIYFKTELFKGKNNKGEIDLNLKNPAIVPISLIEPFTKVDITVNNEKFQFEEEHFVYNRYHYLKLDKGNVKIKTNKNIFVGNPIEVAEQPEDPKLILKIFIDGLAFKFLEQKGMDNLMPNTNKFFRDGFISTNCYATSEWTLPSKASINTGKYATNHKLLHPTYNFAFEKFNELLPGYLKKAGYFTTKICTNWRTTPSFGYYKGFDRIVYQNFCGGMDCGEVIAEAIEHLEAFEKHNKYVSISLMDLHNVPDEIEDTLYGQTNTDLRYRIDTKNKGETSVLTKYDENKIIKYYQEIKRVDVFLGTLFDYISNKYTNDEILVVLHSDHGQTFLENEKEQESNILHDSRRKIPLMIKGNNVPNLMSDEIIEAVDILPIILELCGIEIPNHIDGKLPKSFGGESNRQFAITQVLHPNQSYKAAISDDLHLFYFETKDSVGDDLSINVENFTVVLINKETQNDDTILYAEKVNQYEQVVFELIKDFIRWNKEAN, encoded by the coding sequence ATGAAGCAAGAGGTTAAAAGCTTAATCGGATACCTGAAAACACTAAATCGTAAAATCGAAGAATTATTAAACAGTAGTTGCTTGGAAGAAGCCAAAGAAATGATAGATGAATATGCCAAATACCTAAGAGATGCTGATTATTATTCTTTTTTAGCGTCATATAAATTGCAAATAGGTGAATTTAACGATGCACTCCAAATATTAATAGAAGGTATTGGAAAGCATCCATTTCATTACGAGATGAATTATAACCTTGGTATCATTTATGAGACTAAAGAAGCGATAAAAAGCCTGGAGTATTATACGTATGCTTGTAAATATGCTAGGGGACAAGAAGAGAAAGACAGAGCGCTAGATAATATACAAAGAGTCTCAGGGATGCTCTTAACAAATTCTAAAACTAATAACGAACAGGTATATAGTGAGATTAAGCGTTGCCGAAGTATATTAAACGAGAATGATGGTAGGGCGTTCCCACTTGATCAAAATGGCAAAAGTTTAGTAAGAAACATTTTGCATGCAGGCACTGATGAAGAGTTAATGGTTAATATGTACAAATCTTTTAAAGTAGCGGATGTTGATAATAGCACTGCGATCTATTTTAAAACGGAATTGTTTAAAGGAAAGAATAATAAAGGAGAGATAGATTTAAATCTAAAGAATCCTGCTATAGTTCCGATTTCCTTAATTGAACCATTTACAAAAGTCGATATAACCGTCAACAATGAAAAATTCCAATTTGAAGAGGAACACTTTGTATACAACAGATACCACTATCTTAAATTGGACAAAGGGAACGTGAAGATTAAAACAAATAAAAATATCTTTGTGGGGAATCCTATTGAAGTTGCGGAGCAACCTGAAGATCCAAAATTAATACTAAAGATATTCATTGATGGATTAGCATTCAAGTTTTTAGAACAAAAAGGCATGGATAATCTAATGCCGAACACAAATAAATTCTTCAGGGATGGATTTATATCTACAAATTGCTATGCGACTAGCGAATGGACTTTACCAAGTAAGGCTAGTATCAATACAGGCAAATATGCGACTAATCATAAGCTACTGCATCCAACGTACAATTTTGCTTTCGAAAAATTCAATGAGCTGTTACCAGGTTATTTAAAGAAAGCGGGCTATTTTACAACTAAAATATGTACGAACTGGAGAACTACCCCTTCATTTGGATACTATAAGGGATTTGATCGAATCGTGTATCAAAACTTTTGTGGGGGCATGGATTGTGGAGAAGTCATAGCAGAAGCGATAGAGCATTTGGAGGCTTTTGAGAAGCATAATAAATATGTGTCCATTTCACTTATGGATCTGCATAATGTACCTGATGAAATTGAAGATACTTTATATGGTCAAACAAATACAGATCTTAGGTACCGTATAGATACCAAGAATAAAGGAGAAACATCTGTCTTAACAAAATACGATGAGAATAAAATTATTAAATACTATCAAGAAATCAAACGAGTCGATGTGTTTCTAGGTACGCTATTTGATTATATTAGTAATAAATATACAAATGACGAAATTTTAGTGGTTTTGCACTCGGATCATGGACAAACATTTTTAGAGAATGAGAAAGAGCAAGAGAGTAACATCTTACATGATAGTCGCCGGAAGATACCGTTGATGATAAAAGGAAACAATGTCCCCAATTTGATGTCGGACGAAATTATTGAGGCAGTAGATATTTTACCAATCATTCTGGAGCTATGTGGAATTGAAATCCCCAATCATATAGACGGCAAGCTACCGAAGTCATTTGGAGGGGAATCTAACAGACAGTTTGCTATTACCCAAGTGCTCCATCCAAATCAGTCCTACAAGGCAGCTATTTCCGATGATTTACATTTATTTTATTTTGAAACAAAAGATAGCGTAGGGGACGACTTGTCCATTAATGTTGAGAATTTCACAGTGGTTCTCATTAATAAAGAGACCCAAAATGACGATACAATATTATACGCTGAAAAAGTAAATCAATATGAGCAGGTCGTATTTGAACTAATAAAGGATTTTATCAGATGGAATAAAGAAGCTAATTAG
- a CDS encoding cytidylyltransferase domain-containing protein has protein sequence MIDNKTVLAIIPARGGSKGVPRKNIRELASKPLIAWTIEAAKKSKYIDRLVVSTDDEEIAEVARKWGCEVPFIRPSELAQDDTPGIDPILHAMELLPGFDYIVLLQPTSPLRNTDDIDSCLEKCINEKANACVSVTMTDKSPFWMYQLSEGAMLEPVIDSKQPVLRRQDAPDVYVLNGAVYVASANWLYGTRSFLQSETIGFVMPKERSYDLDTPLDFLIIETILENNMQFQNS, from the coding sequence ATGATCGACAATAAAACTGTGCTTGCGATTATTCCTGCGCGGGGTGGATCGAAAGGAGTTCCGCGGAAGAACATTCGTGAATTGGCTAGTAAGCCTCTAATTGCTTGGACTATTGAAGCTGCGAAGAAGTCTAAGTATATAGATCGTTTAGTTGTTTCGACAGATGATGAGGAAATAGCAGAAGTAGCTAGGAAGTGGGGATGTGAAGTTCCCTTTATTCGGCCTTCTGAACTTGCTCAAGATGATACGCCCGGTATTGATCCTATCCTCCACGCAATGGAGTTGTTGCCTGGCTTTGATTATATTGTATTGCTTCAACCTACATCCCCGTTAAGGAATACAGATGATATTGATAGTTGTTTAGAGAAGTGTATTAATGAGAAGGCGAATGCGTGTGTATCCGTTACAATGACTGACAAATCGCCATTCTGGATGTATCAACTATCGGAAGGGGCTATGTTAGAACCAGTAATTGACTCGAAACAGCCAGTTTTGAGGAGACAGGATGCTCCAGATGTATATGTATTAAACGGAGCAGTATATGTCGCATCGGCAAATTGGTTATACGGAACCCGATCTTTCTTGCAAAGTGAAACAATTGGTTTTGTAATGCCTAAAGAGCGCTCATACGATTTGGACACTCCTTTAGACTTTTTGATTATTGAAACAATATTGGAAAACAACATGCAATTTCAAAATAGCTAA
- a CDS encoding nucleotidyltransferase family protein, whose protein sequence is MLNWEKILVSPSTEILRALEIIDSGAKQIGIVVDDNRRLLGTITDGDIRRGLLKGKTLNDPIESVMNPFPIVASIYDSKDNILQLMKFKALRAIPVLDEDGSVIQVETLEELMQPEKRDNIVVLMAGGLGSRLRPLTDDCPKPLLKVGERPVLETILMNFIEYGFYRFYISVNYKAEMIRDYFGDGSRWGVQISYIEENKRLGTAGALSLLPLRPTKPFFVINGDLLTKINFEQLLDFHNSYQSIGTMCVREFSQQVPYGVALLDRQKLIGIEEKPIQKYFVNAGIYLLDPTTLNYIPNNEFYDMPTLFDGLIKRNLYTTAFPIREYWLDIGRLSDFERANMEFAEVFG, encoded by the coding sequence ATGTTAAATTGGGAAAAAATTCTAGTCTCTCCTTCCACAGAGATTTTAAGGGCGCTTGAAATCATAGACTCAGGAGCAAAACAAATAGGAATTGTTGTAGATGATAACCGACGGCTTCTAGGGACAATTACAGATGGTGATATTCGTAGAGGGCTGTTAAAAGGCAAAACATTAAACGATCCAATTGAAAGTGTAATGAATCCATTCCCAATCGTGGCTTCTATTTATGATTCAAAAGATAATATTCTGCAACTAATGAAATTTAAAGCGTTACGGGCAATTCCTGTTCTAGATGAAGATGGCAGTGTTATTCAAGTTGAGACATTGGAAGAGTTAATGCAACCGGAAAAGCGTGATAATATTGTCGTTTTAATGGCTGGAGGACTGGGTTCAAGGCTTAGACCACTCACCGATGATTGTCCAAAGCCACTATTAAAAGTGGGAGAACGACCAGTTTTAGAAACGATCCTCATGAATTTTATTGAATATGGATTCTATCGCTTTTATATTTCTGTAAATTATAAGGCGGAGATGATTCGAGATTACTTTGGGGATGGCTCTCGTTGGGGGGTTCAAATATCATACATCGAAGAAAATAAGAGATTAGGTACAGCAGGGGCGCTAAGTTTACTTCCTCTTCGCCCAACCAAACCTTTTTTTGTCATTAACGGTGACCTCTTAACGAAAATTAATTTTGAACAACTATTAGATTTTCATAATTCTTATCAATCGATAGGAACCATGTGTGTCAGGGAATTTAGCCAACAAGTCCCATATGGTGTTGCTCTATTGGATCGGCAAAAGCTTATAGGCATTGAGGAAAAACCAATTCAGAAGTACTTTGTTAACGCGGGAATTTATCTATTAGATCCTACCACTTTAAATTATATTCCAAATAATGAATTCTATGATATGCCTACGCTATTTGATGGCTTAATTAAACGAAATCTATATACAACTGCTTTTCCAATACGAGAATATTGGCTGGATATTGGCAGATTATCTGACTTTGAACGAGCCAATATGGAATTTGCGGAGGTATTTGGATGA
- a CDS encoding acetyltransferase has translation MRLPIIVLGGGGHSKVLMNTLLMTSFDVKGFTTPDSEDQMKIIFGVKRLGADDIIRSFDPTQYKLVNGIGSIGYPGIRRELFYSFKNSGYHFENVIHPSAILSKDTTLLEGVQVMAGVIVQPGCIVGANTIINTRATIEHDCLIGDNVHISPGAIICGDVIIGDNVHVGAGATVIQGIRIGKNSIIGAGSVVTRNVTEGVKVVGVPAKEV, from the coding sequence ATGAGACTGCCAATTATCGTATTAGGTGGAGGAGGGCATTCGAAAGTGCTTATGAATACCCTCCTAATGACGAGCTTCGATGTTAAGGGATTTACAACGCCTGATTCAGAAGATCAAATGAAAATTATTTTTGGAGTGAAAAGATTGGGTGCGGATGATATTATACGAAGCTTCGACCCTACTCAATATAAATTGGTTAATGGAATTGGTTCAATAGGATACCCGGGTATTCGAAGAGAGCTCTTTTATTCCTTTAAAAATAGTGGATATCATTTTGAAAATGTAATCCATCCGTCTGCGATTCTATCTAAAGACACGACGCTACTAGAAGGGGTACAGGTAATGGCAGGTGTGATTGTACAGCCAGGATGTATCGTCGGTGCAAACACAATTATTAATACAAGGGCTACGATTGAACACGATTGCCTTATAGGTGACAACGTTCATATATCCCCAGGGGCTATCATCTGTGGTGATGTAATTATAGGCGATAACGTACATGTCGGTGCAGGTGCTACGGTAATACAAGGTATACGTATCGGAAAGAACAGTATCATAGGTGCTGGTTCTGTGGTAACACGAAACGTTACAGAGGGTGTAAAAGTTGTTGGTGTTCCTGCAAAGGAGGTATAG
- the neuB gene encoding N-acetylneuraminate synthase translates to MNAYIIAEAGVNHNGSLELAVELVNVASAAGADAVKFQTFKAENLVSKSARKADYQMINTGNSESQFEMLKKLELSHQEHQVLVQHCLAKKIQFLSTPFDHVSSEFLIKELDVPVIKISSGDLTNAPLLLHVSQSGKPIILSTGMSTLGEIESALSVLAFGYTSSVAPSSISEFDLAYFTEQGQQMLQKNVTLLHCTTEYPTPFWDVNLKAMDTLKNAFHLRVGLSDHTNGISVAIAAVARGASVIEKHFTLDKELPGPDHKASLNPTELCALVKSIREVEDALGSVTKIPTSSERKNKEVAQKSLVAARDIAAGEIFTVENLTVKRPAGGISPIQYWSWLGKKAVRSYQEDEMIRE, encoded by the coding sequence ATGAACGCATACATCATTGCAGAAGCAGGAGTTAATCACAATGGTTCGTTAGAGTTGGCAGTTGAGTTAGTTAATGTTGCTTCTGCGGCGGGTGCAGACGCAGTGAAATTCCAAACCTTTAAAGCAGAAAATTTGGTAAGCAAATCTGCCAGAAAGGCAGATTATCAAATGATTAATACTGGTAATTCGGAATCCCAATTTGAGATGCTGAAAAAATTGGAATTGAGTCATCAAGAGCATCAAGTTTTGGTACAGCATTGTTTGGCAAAAAAAATACAGTTTCTTTCGACCCCGTTTGACCATGTAAGCTCTGAATTTCTAATTAAAGAACTTGATGTACCAGTTATCAAAATATCTTCGGGAGATTTGACAAACGCTCCCCTCCTGCTTCATGTCTCTCAATCAGGAAAACCAATTATTCTTTCAACGGGCATGAGTACGCTTGGTGAAATTGAATCAGCTTTAAGTGTTTTAGCCTTTGGGTACACCAGTTCCGTTGCTCCTAGTTCCATTAGTGAGTTCGATCTGGCCTACTTCACTGAGCAGGGTCAACAAATGTTGCAAAAAAATGTTACATTGCTCCATTGCACAACAGAATATCCCACTCCTTTTTGGGATGTGAATCTTAAGGCTATGGATACCCTGAAAAACGCTTTTCACCTTAGAGTAGGATTGTCAGATCATACCAATGGTATTTCTGTTGCAATCGCTGCAGTAGCAAGAGGAGCAAGTGTAATTGAAAAGCATTTTACTCTAGATAAAGAATTGCCAGGTCCTGATCACAAGGCTTCGTTAAATCCAACAGAACTCTGTGCGTTGGTAAAGTCTATCCGGGAGGTGGAAGACGCATTAGGATCGGTAACTAAGATTCCTACGAGTTCGGAACGAAAAAACAAAGAAGTGGCCCAAAAAAGTCTTGTTGCAGCGCGAGATATAGCAGCGGGAGAAATATTCACTGTTGAAAATTTGACCGTAAAACGTCCAGCAGGAGGGATATCTCCAATACAATACTGGTCTTGGTTAGGAAAAAAAGCTGTCCGCTCTTATCAAGAGGACGAGATGATCAGAGAATGA
- a CDS encoding PIG-L deacetylase family protein: MKKVLVIAPHPDDETLGCGGTLLKHIANEDEVSWLIVTGMHSNLGHTDEQIDRREREIAKVKTMYGFNNVYNLKLPTTNLDTIPMQSIVAQIGTVINQLEPEIMYLPYRGDVHSDHKVVFDAVVSCSKWFRYSSVKKVLAYETLSETDFGINPDNNGFRPNVFSDITPYLEKKLDILNVFQSEMGEFPFPRSNQAVQAQARVRGVAAGCESAEAFMLLKEIL; encoded by the coding sequence ATGAAAAAAGTGCTAGTTATTGCTCCTCATCCAGACGATGAAACGCTTGGTTGTGGGGGGACGTTGCTCAAACACATTGCTAATGAAGATGAAGTAAGTTGGCTCATTGTAACGGGAATGCACAGTAATCTTGGCCACACCGATGAGCAGATAGATCGGAGAGAGCGAGAAATAGCAAAAGTTAAAACAATGTACGGATTTAACAATGTATATAACCTTAAGCTCCCTACGACTAATCTCGATACAATCCCTATGCAGAGCATCGTCGCTCAGATTGGAACTGTAATAAATCAATTAGAACCGGAAATTATGTACTTACCTTATCGAGGAGATGTTCATTCAGATCATAAAGTAGTGTTTGATGCAGTAGTTTCATGCAGCAAGTGGTTTCGATACAGTTCAGTAAAAAAGGTACTTGCTTATGAAACTCTGTCAGAGACTGACTTTGGTATTAATCCGGATAATAACGGGTTTCGACCTAACGTGTTTAGCGATATTACGCCGTATCTAGAGAAAAAGCTGGATATACTGAATGTATTTCAGAGCGAAATGGGGGAGTTTCCTTTCCCACGGAGTAACCAGGCAGTACAGGCGCAAGCGAGGGTTCGGGGAGTGGCCGCAGGTTGCGAATCTGCAGAAGCATTTATGTTGCTTAAGGAGATATTGTGA
- the neuC gene encoding UDP-N-acetylglucosamine 2-epimerase → MSGNKKINILALTGIRSEYDLLYPLLKGIDSHLDFDLGVIVSGAHLSPLHDYSVRQIDKDEFRIVDHIENLLYADSFSSKAKSSAILMQSLAQTLLRVQPDLLLILGDREEAIIGSLTASYMNIPVVHIAGGDNTSPTGGDVDEQIRHATTKLSHVHLTMMEEHSERIKKLGEEPWRVFTVGSPGIDRLRMEPALGVEEIANLLGEGVKKDYIVLIYHPLSSTVAQTAEELRLCIEQCIQTGLHIFIGSPNSDPGYQDIVQVLQEYAHHPQVCLYKNLERNIFVNLLRNARCLVGNSSLAIHEAPYLCLPSVNVGERQKGRIAGKNVQFVPANEEDVRGALQKALYDVDYRNELENEQFIYGDGFMVDKTLQILLSLPSREKLLAKKITY, encoded by the coding sequence ATGAGTGGTAATAAAAAAATAAATATCCTTGCGCTTACTGGGATTAGGTCTGAATATGACCTTTTGTATCCATTATTAAAAGGAATTGATAGTCATCTGGACTTCGATCTAGGTGTAATAGTTTCTGGTGCTCATTTGTCTCCTTTGCATGATTATTCAGTTCGACAGATAGATAAAGATGAATTTCGTATAGTGGATCACATTGAAAACTTGCTGTACGCGGATTCATTTTCAAGTAAAGCAAAGTCTTCTGCCATATTAATGCAATCACTTGCACAGACTTTATTGCGTGTACAACCTGACTTATTGTTAATCCTTGGTGACCGAGAAGAAGCAATCATCGGATCTTTAACGGCGTCTTACATGAATATACCTGTAGTGCATATAGCTGGCGGTGATAATACAAGTCCAACCGGTGGGGATGTCGATGAACAAATTAGGCATGCAACAACAAAACTAAGCCATGTTCATTTGACCATGATGGAAGAACATTCGGAGCGAATTAAAAAGCTCGGGGAAGAGCCTTGGCGGGTTTTTACTGTAGGCAGCCCAGGTATCGATCGCTTGCGGATGGAACCAGCCTTAGGTGTAGAGGAGATAGCTAACCTTTTAGGAGAAGGTGTTAAAAAGGATTATATTGTGCTTATATATCATCCTTTGAGTTCAACTGTAGCCCAAACTGCAGAAGAATTAAGATTATGCATTGAACAATGTATACAAACAGGCTTACACATTTTTATTGGGTCTCCAAACAGTGATCCTGGTTACCAAGATATTGTACAAGTTTTGCAAGAGTATGCTCACCATCCTCAGGTATGTTTATATAAGAATTTAGAGCGTAATATATTTGTGAATTTACTAAGAAATGCAAGATGCTTGGTTGGGAATTCTTCTTTGGCAATCCATGAGGCTCCGTATCTATGTTTACCATCAGTAAACGTCGGAGAGCGTCAAAAAGGAAGAATTGCTGGAAAGAACGTTCAATTTGTACCTGCTAATGAGGAGGATGTAAGAGGCGCGCTGCAAAAAGCACTCTACGACGTAGACTATAGAAATGAACTCGAAAATGAGCAGTTTATATATGGTGATGGGTTTATGGTCGATAAAACATTGCAAATCTTGTTGTCACTTCCGTCTCGTGAAAAACTACTTGCGAAAAAAATAACCTATTAA
- a CDS encoding class I SAM-dependent methyltransferase has translation MDARETNVKLWDDIYSSSSNGMTYPNDILVRVSHRLLNNEKHKKVLDYGFGGGADFIHFCKKGFQVSGVEISESAIEKLTNRLESMGITPDLKLLTDGRIPFPDNSFDVVVAWQVLYYNDWSGFYAAMKEINRVLRRGGIFLGTMGAIGDFSHTYSRSLGNNLYESTVPGQEGAIVIILDKDDLSKCFPNEKLTIGEFGYDFGQYHGKHWIVSYEKGADL, from the coding sequence ATGGATGCTAGAGAGACAAATGTGAAATTGTGGGACGACATCTATAGTTCTTCAAGCAATGGAATGACTTATCCTAATGATATTTTGGTTAGGGTTTCACATAGACTTTTAAATAATGAGAAACACAAGAAAGTATTAGACTATGGTTTTGGTGGAGGAGCCGATTTTATACACTTTTGCAAGAAGGGCTTCCAAGTATCTGGAGTAGAGATTAGTGAGAGTGCCATCGAAAAATTAACAAATAGATTGGAATCCATGGGCATCACTCCTGATCTAAAGTTATTAACGGACGGGAGAATTCCTTTTCCAGATAATTCATTCGATGTAGTTGTTGCTTGGCAAGTTTTATACTATAACGACTGGTCTGGTTTTTACGCTGCTATGAAAGAAATTAATAGGGTGCTTCGTAGGGGCGGAATATTTCTTGGAACGATGGGAGCGATAGGCGACTTTTCACATACCTATAGTCGTTCTTTGGGTAACAATTTATATGAATCTACTGTACCCGGTCAAGAAGGAGCAATCGTCATAATACTGGATAAAGACGATCTCTCAAAATGCTTCCCTAATGAAAAGTTGACTATCGGTGAATTTGGATATGATTTCGGACAGTATCATGGTAAACATTGGATTGTGAGTTACGAAAAAGGTGCAGATCTATGA
- a CDS encoding WbqC family protein: MKKISIHQSQYIPWAPYFKKIAMSDVFVVMDSVQYQKNGVQNRNRIRDKNSDYWLTIPITGNLTDVISEKRLASDRWMMKHWKSIQSAYRSAPNWELYAEKIEFLYQQRYSTLLEANQAFFIFLMDSLKINTQVVFLSELQVTGEKSDLVLNICKELCATEYISGYGSKSYLNEKKFIESGVEIYYLESISPVYPQVQGEFISGLSMIDMLLNSPEELIQEYLYSNQR; this comes from the coding sequence TGCAATGTCTGATGTTTTCGTTGTGATGGATAGTGTTCAATACCAAAAAAATGGTGTGCAAAATCGGAATAGAATAAGAGATAAAAACAGTGACTATTGGTTAACAATACCGATTACAGGGAATTTAACAGATGTAATTTCTGAAAAGAGATTAGCGTCGGATAGATGGATGATGAAGCATTGGAAATCCATTCAAAGCGCATATCGCTCAGCGCCAAATTGGGAATTATATGCTGAGAAAATAGAGTTCCTTTATCAACAAAGGTATTCTACCTTATTAGAAGCAAATCAAGCTTTTTTTATTTTTTTGATGGATAGTTTAAAAATTAATACTCAAGTTGTCTTTTTATCAGAGCTTCAGGTTACTGGAGAGAAGTCGGACTTAGTTCTTAATATTTGTAAGGAGCTGTGTGCAACGGAGTACATCAGTGGATATGGTTCGAAAAGCTACCTTAATGAAAAAAAATTTATCGAATCTGGTGTTGAAATATATTATCTTGAGTCAATATCTCCTGTTTACCCACAAGTCCAAGGAGAATTTATTTCTGGATTGTCTATGATTGATATGCTATTAAATTCGCCAGAAGAGTTAATTCAGGAGTACCTGTATTCTAATCAAAGATAG